A section of the Sebastes fasciatus isolate fSebFas1 chromosome 5, fSebFas1.pri, whole genome shotgun sequence genome encodes:
- the LOC141767582 gene encoding glutathione hydrolase-like YwrD proenzyme isoform X1 — MFYHVFCVHGDRRGRDRQLVDTAEPLWLICTYHRFIAGNRSGMDTDLTFSSRRSPVVCLHGCVASSQQLATGVGLDILKRGGNAADAAVAIAAALAVTEPQSTGPGGDAFCLFYNGNTGEIRGINGSGRSARAQTLDFLEGRGYTAEAPPSPFDALNVTVPGAPACWCDTVQLFGSHKLSLQEVLSGAADLAEVGFPVAEVTAHHWAKCVAALRDDGKELGGDLLIDGHAPRSGQVFRNSNLAQTLKELGERGKPAFYQGRVAQAIVDIINQNGGVMTLDDLSSHDSEVITPISTEYKGVRLWEPPPNSQGLAALLLLNILENFPLKAAGHNSSDYIHVLVEAVRLALTDAQRYLGDPDHVTVPLETLLDKSYSRQRAQRISTDRAMEEVEPGLTTGSDTVYFCVIDSQGNACSFINSVYKGFGSGLVPKDCGFSLQNRGACFSLRRNHINCVAGGKRPYHTIIPALLTNSATKSQKPRLLAALGVMGAFMQSQGHVQVLLNMLEFGMNPQQALDSPRVYVEYDQKTGQWLVNLEEGVGQEVAEELRRRGHNVSCPITGHQRSVFGWGQIITVGDWWNPSVNQADHPSRVLWAGSDPRADGCAQGY, encoded by the exons ATGTTCTACCATGTGTTTTGTGTACATGgagacagaagaggaagagacagacagtTGGTCGATACAGCAGAGCCCCTGTGGCTGATCTGCACCTACCACCGGTTTA TCGCTGGTAATCGAAGCGGGATGGATACCGACTTGACTTTCTCCTCTCGTCGGTCTCCTGTGGTGTGTTTACATGGCTGTGTGGCGTCCAGCCAGCAGCTAGCAACGGGTGTAGGACTGG ACATCCTGAAGCGTGGCGGTAATGCAGCAGATGCTGCAGTTGCCATAGCAGCGGCGCTGGCGGTAACAGAGCCGCAGAGCACCGGTCCTGGTGGAGACGCCTTCTGCTTGTTCTACAACGGAAACACTGGAGAGATCCGAGGAATTAACGGCAG tggTCGTTCGGCCAGAGCTCAGACCCTGGACTTCCTGGAAGGACGTGGTTACACTGCGGAGGCCCCTCCTTCCCCTTTTGATGCCTTGAATGTCACAGTACCAGGGGCCCCGGCATGCTGGTGTGATACCGTACAGCTGTTTGGCAGTCACAAg CTGTCCTTGCAGGAGGTGCTGAGCGGGGCGGCGGACCTCGCAGAGGTGGGGTTTCCTGTTGCCGAGGTAACAGCTCACCACTGGGCAAAATGCGTGGCTGCTCTGAGAGATGATGGGAAGGAGCTGGGTGGAGACCTGCTGATTGATGGTCATGCCCCCAGAAGTGGAcaagtattcagaaactctaaCCTGGCCCAGACCCTGAAG GAGCTGGGTGAGCGTGGCAAACCGGCTTTCTACCAGGGCAGAGTGGCCCAAGCCATCGTCGACATCATCAACCAGAATGGAGGAGTCATGACCCTGGATGATCTCAGCAGCCATGACAGTGAGGTCATCACCCCCATAAGTACAGAATACAAG ggtgTGCGTCTGTGGGAGCCTCCTCCTAACAGTCAGGGATTGGCtgccctgctgctgctcaacATCCTGGAGAACTTCCCTCTCAAAG CTGCAGGTCATAACAGCTCTGACTACATCCATGTACTGGTGGAGGCTGTGCGCTTGGCACTAACAGACGCTCAGCGTTACCTGGGCGACCCAGACCATGTGACCGTCCCTCTTGAAACCTTACTGGACAAGAGCTACAGCCGCCAGCGAGCGCAGCGCATCAGCacagacag gGCCATGGAAGAAGTGGAGCCTGGTTTGACAACAGGAAGCGACACGGTCTATTTCTGTGTGATTGACAGTCAGGGCAACGCCTGTTCATTTATCAACAGCGTCTATAAGGGCTTTGGAAGTGGGCTGGTCCCTAAGGATTGTGGATTCTCACTACAG AATCGTGGTGCCTGCTTTTCTCTGCGTCGTAACCACATTAACTGTGTTGCTGGGGGTAAGCGGCCATATCACACCATCATACCTGCACTTCTCACTAACTCTGCAACCAAGTCACAAAAACCACGACTCCTCGCTGCACTGGGGGTGATGGGGGCTTTTATGCAATCGCAAGGTCACGTCCAG GTGTTGTTGAACATGTTGGAGTTTGGGATGAATCCTCAACAAGCTCTGGACTCACCAAGAGTCTATGTGGAGTATGACCAGAAAA CTGGTCAGTGGCTGGTTAATCTGGAGGAGGGGGTCGGCCAGGAGGTAGCTGAGGAGCTGAGAAGACGAGGCCACAACGTCAGCTGTCCAATCACAG
- the LOC141767582 gene encoding glutathione hydrolase-like YwrD proenzyme isoform X2 has translation MIVLLFHLYSSIYVVFMIVEYIQGYQWFTSMKINVYLLIIILVKKMFFQKNPYYILKRGGNAADAAVAIAAALAVTEPQSTGPGGDAFCLFYNGNTGEIRGINGSGRSARAQTLDFLEGRGYTAEAPPSPFDALNVTVPGAPACWCDTVQLFGSHKLSLQEVLSGAADLAEVGFPVAEVTAHHWAKCVAALRDDGKELGGDLLIDGHAPRSGQVFRNSNLAQTLKELGERGKPAFYQGRVAQAIVDIINQNGGVMTLDDLSSHDSEVITPISTEYKGVRLWEPPPNSQGLAALLLLNILENFPLKAAGHNSSDYIHVLVEAVRLALTDAQRYLGDPDHVTVPLETLLDKSYSRQRAQRISTDRAMEEVEPGLTTGSDTVYFCVIDSQGNACSFINSVYKGFGSGLVPKDCGFSLQNRGACFSLRRNHINCVAGGKRPYHTIIPALLTNSATKSQKPRLLAALGVMGAFMQSQGHVQVLLNMLEFGMNPQQALDSPRVYVEYDQKTGQWLVNLEEGVGQEVAEELRRRGHNVSCPITGHQRSVFGWGQIITVGDWWNPSVNQADHPSRVLWAGSDPRADGCAQGY, from the exons ATGATTGTCTTATTGTTTCACCTCTATTCATCTATCTATGTGGTGTTTATGATTGTTGAATACATTCAAGGCTACCAATGGTTCACTAGTATGAAAATCAATGTGTACTTGCTTATTATTATATTGGTGAAGAAGATGTTCTTTCAGAAGAACCCATACT ACATCCTGAAGCGTGGCGGTAATGCAGCAGATGCTGCAGTTGCCATAGCAGCGGCGCTGGCGGTAACAGAGCCGCAGAGCACCGGTCCTGGTGGAGACGCCTTCTGCTTGTTCTACAACGGAAACACTGGAGAGATCCGAGGAATTAACGGCAG tggTCGTTCGGCCAGAGCTCAGACCCTGGACTTCCTGGAAGGACGTGGTTACACTGCGGAGGCCCCTCCTTCCCCTTTTGATGCCTTGAATGTCACAGTACCAGGGGCCCCGGCATGCTGGTGTGATACCGTACAGCTGTTTGGCAGTCACAAg CTGTCCTTGCAGGAGGTGCTGAGCGGGGCGGCGGACCTCGCAGAGGTGGGGTTTCCTGTTGCCGAGGTAACAGCTCACCACTGGGCAAAATGCGTGGCTGCTCTGAGAGATGATGGGAAGGAGCTGGGTGGAGACCTGCTGATTGATGGTCATGCCCCCAGAAGTGGAcaagtattcagaaactctaaCCTGGCCCAGACCCTGAAG GAGCTGGGTGAGCGTGGCAAACCGGCTTTCTACCAGGGCAGAGTGGCCCAAGCCATCGTCGACATCATCAACCAGAATGGAGGAGTCATGACCCTGGATGATCTCAGCAGCCATGACAGTGAGGTCATCACCCCCATAAGTACAGAATACAAG ggtgTGCGTCTGTGGGAGCCTCCTCCTAACAGTCAGGGATTGGCtgccctgctgctgctcaacATCCTGGAGAACTTCCCTCTCAAAG CTGCAGGTCATAACAGCTCTGACTACATCCATGTACTGGTGGAGGCTGTGCGCTTGGCACTAACAGACGCTCAGCGTTACCTGGGCGACCCAGACCATGTGACCGTCCCTCTTGAAACCTTACTGGACAAGAGCTACAGCCGCCAGCGAGCGCAGCGCATCAGCacagacag gGCCATGGAAGAAGTGGAGCCTGGTTTGACAACAGGAAGCGACACGGTCTATTTCTGTGTGATTGACAGTCAGGGCAACGCCTGTTCATTTATCAACAGCGTCTATAAGGGCTTTGGAAGTGGGCTGGTCCCTAAGGATTGTGGATTCTCACTACAG AATCGTGGTGCCTGCTTTTCTCTGCGTCGTAACCACATTAACTGTGTTGCTGGGGGTAAGCGGCCATATCACACCATCATACCTGCACTTCTCACTAACTCTGCAACCAAGTCACAAAAACCACGACTCCTCGCTGCACTGGGGGTGATGGGGGCTTTTATGCAATCGCAAGGTCACGTCCAG GTGTTGTTGAACATGTTGGAGTTTGGGATGAATCCTCAACAAGCTCTGGACTCACCAAGAGTCTATGTGGAGTATGACCAGAAAA CTGGTCAGTGGCTGGTTAATCTGGAGGAGGGGGTCGGCCAGGAGGTAGCTGAGGAGCTGAGAAGACGAGGCCACAACGTCAGCTGTCCAATCACAG
- the tm4sf4 gene encoding transmembrane 4 L6 family member 4, with product MCSGGFAKCLGISLMPLAIVCVLCNILLFFPGGKSVESEHITEQVFYFGGILGSGVLMIFPALVFLGLKNNDCCGCCGNESCGRRFAMLSSLLFAAVGVAGAGYSVIVSAVAINHGPKCLVNFNETVEQWDTPFANGDYLSNKTSWTTCLEPPNVVNWHLSLFSVLLVMGLIQMALCAVQVVNGLLGCLCGDCCGGGDGAV from the exons ATGTGTTCAGGCGGCTTTGCCAAGTGTCTGGGGATCAGTCTGATGCCTCTGGcgattgtgtgtgtgctgtgtaaCATCCTGCTCTTCTTCCCCGGTGGGAAATCTGTGGAGAGCGAACACATCACTGAGCAAGTCTTCTACTTTGGAGGCATTCTGGGATCTGGAGTGCTG ATGATCTTCCCGGCTCTGGTCTTCCTGGGTCTGAAGAACAATGACTGCTGCGGTTGCTGTGGCAACGAAAGCTGCGGGCGGAGATTTGCG ATGCTGAGCTCCTTACTGTTTGCAGCTGTGGGTGTTGCAGGGGCTGGTTACTCTGTTATAGTTTCTGCTGTGGCCATAAACCACGGACCCAAGTGTCTGGTTAACTTTAACGAGACAGTCGAGCAGTGGGACACTCCCTTCGCTAATGG tGACTACCTGTCCAACAAAACTTCCTGGACGACGTGTTTAGAGCCGCCTAACGTGGTCAACTGGCATCTCTCCCTGTTCTCTGTGCTGCTGGTCATGGGTTTAATCCAGATGGCACTATGTGCTGTGCAGGTGGTGAACGGCCTGCTGGGATGTCTGTGTGGGGACTGCTGTGGAGGG GGTGATGGAGCCGTCTGA
- the LOC141767581 gene encoding transmembrane protein 69-like, with translation MLSTIFRRNTFAAQKVWHWAGPPQSCWTSALTRASDGGSIFLQTCWASTARLPFSERDNGRVKPPAGLGFRRTQTNAALFLMRNQHFHSSAVRLKKRPQIEAPRELDLLRYDMKDLWKGPKPALYLGFAGLIPFVTPTLIMAVTDSYVPELAYAQLAYAASIVSFLGGARWGFALPESSPAKPDWINLANSVVPSLLAWVSMLMSDSIAPAATMVIMGLGISLHYDLALLPTYPSWFKALRSILTIVAFFSLIGTLIINGIYPEKKLF, from the exons ATGCTCTCTACTATATTTAGAAGAAACACCTTTGCAGCCCAGAAG GTATGGCATTGGGCAGGTCCTCCACAAAGCTGCTGGACATCAGCCCTGACCAGAGCTTCTGATGGAGGATCCATCTTCCTGCAGACCTGCTGGGCCTCTACAGCAAGGCTGCCGTTTTCAGAAAGGGACAACGGACGAGTAAAACCTCCTGCTGGCCTCGGTTTCAGGAGGACCCAGACTAATGCAGCTCTATTTTTAATGAGAAATCAACATTTCCACTCCTCTGCTGTGAGGCTGAAGAAGCGACCGCAGATTGAAGCTCCCAGAGAGCTGGATCTGTTGCGCTATGACATGAAGGACTTGTGGAAAGGTCCCAAACCTGCCCTGTACCTGGGGTTTGCAGGACTGATCCCCTTCGTCACCCCAACTCTGATCATGGCTGTGACTGATAGCTACGTTCCAGAGTTGGCCTACGCTCAGTTAGCCTACGCCGCCTCCATCGTTTCCTTCCTGGGTGGAGCTCGCTGGGGATTCGCTCTCCCTGAGAGCAGTCCAGCCAAACCTGACTGGATAAACCTGGCCAACAGTGTGGTTCCCTCCCTGTTAGCTTGGGTGTCCATGCTGATGAGCGACAGCATTGCTCCTGCCGCCACCATGGTGATCATGGGACTAGGAATCTCGCTGCATTATGATCTGGCTCTGCTGCCCACTTACCCCAGCTGGTTCAAAGCCCTGCGCTCCATCTTGACCATAGTGGCGTTCTTTTCTCTTATTGGTACACTCATAATTAATGGAATATACCCAGAAAAGAAGTTGTTCTGa